A stretch of the Gossypium hirsutum isolate 1008001.06 chromosome D07, Gossypium_hirsutum_v2.1, whole genome shotgun sequence genome encodes the following:
- the LOC107932226 gene encoding acyl-CoA-binding domain-containing protein 1 translates to MGLVEDFQEYANKAKTLPPSTKDADKLILYGLYKQAMVGNVNTDRPGMLSPTDRAKWDAWKAVEGKTKEQAMTEYIAKVKEFLGQSAK, encoded by the exons ATGGGTTTAGtg GAGGATTTCCAAGAGTATGCTAACAAGGCCAAAACCTTGCCTCCATCAACAAAAGATGCAGATAAGCTGATATTATACGGCTTATATAAACAAGCAATGGTTGGAAATGTTAATACGG ATCGTCCTGGAATGTTAAGCCCCACAGACAGAGCTAAATGGGATGCTTGGAAAGCTGTTGAag GGAAGACCAAAGAACAAGCAATGACTGAATATATTGCAAAGGTGAAGGAATTTCTGGGACAATCTGCTAAATGA
- the LOC107932225 gene encoding E3 ubiquitin protein ligase DRIP1, whose protein sequence is MSNDYINVQRRPLMEFLTCPLCSNIYREATTICVCLHTFCKQCIYEKVDKEKTHYCPVCDAYLGSIPQHMLRNDHKLEKLVKQIFPLEKPNEDNTENRFSNHSMNPIMKQNELDNSEPTVREFSLERSRKGLCWEHLGGRKDGETYGTEVQVKRRRRMQRKPYCKSLIGQREEGLKIGTANDMSKTNTSGLEKPTDSLNRCGEIVYLNQYSGCSPRPVWFCLLASQETNDMALPQIPKPFISTKNGDLAISIVNKYLAMKLNLKHESEVEVMCLGHPLMPTLTLNNLIDTWLEAVSDIEPVPAEEGDGRNFLMELTYRRSMKQCTLQ, encoded by the exons ATGTCGAATGATTACATAAATGTTCAAAGGAGGCCACTTATGGAGTTCTTAACATGTCCCCTTTGTTCAAACATTTATAGGGAAGCAACTACCATATGTGTTTGCCTTCATACAT TTTGCAAACAATGCATCTATGAGAAAGTAGACAAGGAAAAAACACATTACTGTCCAGTGTGCGATGCCTATCTGGGTTCCATTCCTCAACACATGTTAag AAATGACCATAAATTGGAGAAACTTGTAAAGCAAATTTTTCCCCTGGAAAAGCCAAATGAAGACAACACAGAAAATAGATTCTCAAATCATTCCATGAATCCTATCATGAAACAG aATGAACTAGACAATTCCGAACCTACGGTACGCGAGTTTTCTCTTGAAAGATCAAGGAAAGGACTGTGCTGGGAACATCTAGGAGGTCGTAAAGATGGCGAAACTTATGGGACTGAAGTGCAagtgaagaggaggaggaggatgcAGAGGAAGCCATATTGCAAATCTTTGATTGGCCAAAGAGAGGAGGGTTTGAAGATCGGGACCGCAAACGACATGTCAAAAACCAATACGAGTGGTCTTGAGAAGCCAACTGATTCATTGAACCGATGCGGAGAAATTGTGTATCTAAACCAATATAGTGGTTGTTCCCCACGCCCTGTGTGGTTTTGCTTGCTTGCAAGTCAAGAAAC GAACGACATGGCATTGCCTCAGATACCAAAACCTTTTATTAGTACCAA GAATGGAGATTTAGCCATATCCATTGTGAACAAGTACCTTGCAATGAAGCTAAACCTCAAACATGAATCTGAG GTTGAAGTCATGTGTTTGGGTCATCCATTGATGCCAACCTTAACCCTAAACAACCTGATAGACACATGGCTAGAGGCCGTATCGGATATCGAACCGGTGCCGGCCGAGGAAGGCGACGGCAGGAACTTTTTGATGGAATTAACGTATAGAAGGTCCATGAAGCAGTGCACTTTGCAGTAA